In Natronogracilivirga saccharolytica, the DNA window TTGAGTTGGCAGAAGGAGACCCCGCGTCACTGTGCACGGAGTAGTAGAAGTCTGCTCCTGTGGCATTGGCATCGCTAGTTCTTTCGGCAAGGCTCACCTGCTGCTCATGGTTGGTGCGGGCCATAAAGACTTCTTCAATATCGGTCTGCTCCTCCAGCATCTCGCGCAGGATAAGCGATACTTCCAGAACCTTTTCGGCCTCGGAGTAATTGAAAAGTCCCATGTTTTCGGTCCGGCTGTGTCCGGGATCGATGTAAATCGACCAGTCGCTGAGTCCGGTTACCTCCTGTGATTCGGCATCAGGCGGGGTCGATATAAGCAGTGCAAGTAAAACAGGCAGCAGGACCGCTGCTTTTATGTTTGTCCCTGTAAAAAAATGACTCATTTTTTTGAAATTTTGGAATGAATACGTGATGATGTGATTACGTCAGTGCAACAGGATGTGCACCGGGAGTGCCGGCATTAATATGGACTCCATGGTACAGAGGCTGAAGTAATTCACGGGGTTGCCTACCGTATGGGCATGGCGTAAATGTTTCCGGATTCGTTGTCGGTGAATGCTATTCGCGTGCCGTCAGGTGAGACGGAAGGATGAAGCGCAATCATATCGGTGCCGGAGGTGAGGTGATGACGTTCACCGGTATCGATGTCAATGGCATAAATTTCCGAACCGGTGATATGATGACCGTCATCTTCCGTAATCACCGCTATAACATATTTACCGTCAGGTGTCCAGGCCGGATCTTCTCCTCTGCCGAGTTCACACAGATCGCTTCCGTCGGCATCGATCAGAAACAGTCCTTCCCCAATGACCTGAAAGGCAATCACACTGCCGTCCGGCGAGGGAGTGATATTGAGAATTCTCCGGTCTTCGAGTTCCACAACGACTTCGGGTTGCTCATCAGCTACCGGTGTTTTTTCAATCCGGTTATCGCGTGAGACCAGAACCGCTTCATCAAGAAGCCGCTTTTGCCTGTCGGCCGGTTGGATACCCGATTCCACCATTTCGATCGACTCACGCATGGGGACGGCTATCCGCTGATCCATATCGGTCCACTGTGGAACTCCGGTGCGTTCCCGGGAGTAGTCCCTGATCACGTGTTCGGTTTTGGTTTCAACATCAAAGCGCTTGACGGCATGCAGGCGGTGACGGTCTTCATAACTTGCCGTGCGGCTGAGGATAGATGAGCCGTCAGAAGACCAGCTGAAACCGTAGCCGGCAGACTCGTCCTGGCTCAGCTGCTCGATTTCGCTGCCGTCGGCCGATGCCGTCCACAGACCGCGGTACTCTGCGGATGTAAAGGCAATTCTGGAGCCGTCCGGCGACCATTTCGGACTCATAAAGTAGCGGGATTCGCTTTCAATGAGTATTTCGGGAGTGCCGGGAGAAAACGGTTGCGCTTGCATGTTCTGGAAGCCCAGCAGTAAAACAAAGAAAAGCGCTACCGGAACCGGCAGCAGGTAGTTTTGTATTCCGTTGTTCATAAGAATTTTACACATTTCGATTTTTGATGGAGGGATGAATGATCAGGGAATACGGTGTGGAAGGGCGCTTTTGAAGTAATTACGTCAATCCGGTGAAATATTGGCGTGCTTTAATTGGTGACGTTACCCCATTGCATCCTTAAAATTGTATGTCCCTGACTTGTGTATTCCATAATAATGAGAAATAATTAATATTTCATGATTTTTTGTTGGGTGGCAGCTTCTTGTCTTCTGTCCGGATTCAGGGATCATTTCCCGAATACTTACCCGGAAACCCTCACGGTTGTTTACATCAGAATACATTATCTTTTCAGGGTGTTTTGATATCCGGCAGGATGTTAATAATTGTTTAAAATTTTTCTTGACAAACTACAGGAAATTGAGAATATTTGATCATTGAAAGATCAGTGATCCAGGGACATTATGATCAAGCACAGCAGCCACACCTCCCTAATTAGTACAGAAACCAGCCTCAAGGCATTGTATGTATGATTCTACTGCCGGAAAAGACTGACGTGCCTACCTGCAAAGCAGGGCTTTAATTTTTTTTACGTAAATAAACAACATGTCTACAACGCGATAATTATGTCAGGAAAGAATACACCAACCTTCTCTCGAATCGCTTCCAGGCGTTTTACGGGGTTATTTTTTGCGCTGCTTTTTTTAAGCAGCAGTGTCATTGCGCAAACCGGCCGGATATCAGGCGATGTGACCGTCGCCGGGACAGACGAAACCCTTCCGGGTGTAAACGTCATCATTGACGGACTGCAAATCGGTGCAGCAACCAATCTGGACGGATACTATTCCATTGTAAATGTTCCACCCGGAACCTATACGCTTCGTGCCAGTGCCGTCGGCTTTGCCACGGTAGTCATGGAAGACGTCCGGGTAAACATCGATCAGACCACTATTGTTGACTTCCAGCTTCGTGAGCAGGAGTTTGTCGGGGATGAAGTTGTGCTGATTGCCGAAAGGCCTGTGGTTGAGCGGGATGTTTCTTCAAGCCGGGCAAATATCAGCTCCGAACAGATCGAAAGTATGCCGGTAACCAACATTCAAAGCGTGGTTAATCTTCAGGCCGGTATTCAGGGCGGATCCATCCGCGGTCTTGGGGAAGAGTACAGCCAGTGGACACTGAGCGGGGTAAGTCTGCGTGACGAGCGGGACAACACACCCTACCAGGCGGTCAGCCTGACATCTATATCCGAAGTACAGGTCCAGACCGGCGGATTTAACGCCGAACATGGAAACGTACAGTCCGGTATAGTAAATATTGTGACCAGGGAAGGAAGCCGTGACAGATACAATGCGGATGTTATCTTCCGGTATCGCCCGCCGGGCAAGAAAAATTACGGCATTTCCCCGAATGACCCGAATTCGTACTTCATGCGTCCTTTTCTTGATGATGAGGTCGCCTGGACCGGTACCCAGAATGGTGCCTGGGACCGCTATACACAGCGCCAATATCCAGAGTTTGAAGGATGGATATCTGTATCCGAAAATAACATGGATCCGGAAAGTCCATACTACGGCCTTTCTCCCGCTGCTGCCCAGCAGGTATTCCTGTGGCAAAAGCGCAAGGATTTTGCTATTACCGATCCGGATTACGATTTGGATATTGGTTTTGGAGGCCCCATGCCCATCATAGGTAACTCACTTGGAAATCTTCGTTTCTGGGCATCTCACCGCCGAACCCAGGAAATGTATCTGTATGCTCTTTCCAGGGATCGTTATGAAGATCACAGTACGCATATCAAGCTTACTTCTGATTTGCTGCCGGGAAGGGGTATGAAGCTGAGTATTGAAACCTTGTTTGGAACACAAACCGGTACCAACGATAATAATTCAGGTAATCCGGGTATTTTCCGTGGTGCCAGTGATATTGCTGCCGCACCCAGTATGCATTCCTATCAGGACGGAGTGGTCTTTTCTTCCGATTATTTTGCACCCACAAGCGTGGATCGGTTTGTCCTTGGTGCCAAATTTACCCACTCGATCAGTTCGGATACGTTTTATGAACTGCAGGTCAGCAACTTTCACTCAAGCTATGACACCAATCCTTCGCCTCTCCGGAGTGATGAGACATTGCGGGTCTTTGGCAACGGATATGAAGCCAACGAAGCTCCGTTTGGTTTCATGCCGGAACCGTCCGACGGTATCGGTGACGGTATGCGGATGGGCGTTGGCATGAGCAACTCCCGCGACAGCAGTGAAGTCAGTTATTTGACGGTCGATTTCGACATTACCAGTCAGCTGAACCGCTACCTGCAGGTGAAGTCAGGCCTGGAGTTTGTCCGCACACACAGCAAAGTGAACTATGCCCGGTTTGACGAATTCCTTCCAAGCCAGAACACGGTATCGCGTTGGGACAGAAAACCGCTTAGGGGTGGCGCATATGCCCAAACCCGTCTTGAGTTTGAGGGTATGGTTGCCAATCTTGGTCTGCGCCTTGATTACTCCTATGCCAATACAGATTGGTTTGAATTCGATCCTTTCAATCCGGCACTGGGAAGTGGCAATATTGATAATCTGGAGGAATTGCTCCAGACTAGCGACACGGATCATCAATTTTATCTAAGTCCGAGAATCGGGGTATCGTTTCCAATTACAGTGGAGAGCAAGCTCTATTTTAACTACGGTCACTTCCGTTCCATGCCGACTCCCGAAAACCTGTACATGGTCAGGGAAAGCATGCTGAATGACCGGGTGGCACGTATCGCTAATCCGAATATGCCGCTTCCGCAAACCGTATCCTATGAGCTGGGGTATGAGCACAACATCTTCCAGAACTATTTGATACGTGTAGCCGGTTTCTATTCGGATATCTCCAATCATGCCGAACTGGTAAGTTATCTTAGCTCCGACCGCCAGGTTTCTTATACCATCAGTCAGCCCAACCGTTATCGTGATCACCGGGGGATTGAAGCCACACTGGAACGCCGTGGAGGCCGGTTTTTCCGGGGATTTGTAAACTATACCTATACGGTAACATCAACAGGACGGTTTGATTTTGCTACTCAGTATGAAAACCCGGCACAACAACGACAATACGAACGGACAACAACCGCCAATGATCAGCTGCGTCCGGTAGCACGTCCTTATGCAAGATTCAGTCTGGACTTCTTCACACCGGCAGGTTTCGGGCCGGACTGGGGTGTATTAAATCCACTCGAAAACTGGCGGGTGAACTTTCTGGGTTCCTGGCAGGCCGGCAGGTACTTCACCTGGGCCGGTGGCGGTGCCGCTCCCCGCGGAATTGTGAACAATGTGCAGTGGCGTGACTACTACAATCTTAATATGCGTGTAAGCCGCGAATTTGAGGTGACCGGAACCCGCATTCAGTTGTTCATGGATATGAACAACGTATTTAATACACGCCGCATGTCTCAGTGGGCCAGCTACGGTTATTCGGATGGTGAAGATTACAACCGGTACATGAGATCGCTGCATCTGCCCCGGGAGGTTCTTGACGAGCTCGACTATGCAGCGGTTCCCGGCAGTGACCGGCCCGGTGACTACCGGGAATCCGGTGTCGAATTTGTGCCTATCGAGCCGATCGTCAATCTTGATAATGTCGAGCGTCCGAATGAGCGTGCACTCTATTTTGATACTCGTGATGAGCAGTACTATCAGTACCGGGACGGAGTGTTCATCGAGGCGGATCAGAACCATGTAGATCAGGTTCTTGATGACAAGGCTTACATCGAAATGCCCAACCATACTTTCTTCACCTTCCTGAACCCGAGAAATGTATTCTGGGGAATCCGGGTACGGTTTTAATCCAAATAGACTTAATCATTATTGTAATCAGAGAACGTATCTATGAGAAATCATTTCATCTCAATATGCAAGACCGCATTATGTGTCTGGGTGGCCTTTTTCTGGCTGCTCAGCGGTCAGACTTCTGCCCAGGATGCCACCTGGCTGAATGTAGGATCTCTTCATAACTGGTATTCAGAAATCGGCAATGAACGGGAGCACGGGCTGGTAACCTCTCAGCAATACGGTTTGCGCTGGCCTGCCATTTTTGAATTCCAGGACGCCCAGGCAACCAAAGCCTTTTGGATCGGTTCACGCGGCTTTGATGATGGGGTCAATGCACCGTTCGACTACAAGGTAATTCACACAGGACCGAGAGTACTGGGAGCGGATCATTTTTTTCCACAGGAGTTTACCCTCTATTCCCGCTTTGATGCACCGGAAGTGTTTGTCGATGGTGTTCCTACCTTCTTTGAACAGGTGATACCCGATGAAATCGATCCCGATTTGCCCTCTGACAGAATGCTGCGGAATACAGTCCGGACTTCCATGGGTGTGACTTTCACCAGGGAAATCCATCAGTTCAGTCAGGAGCACCATGATAACTACCATATCATGGATTATACCATAACTAATGAAACAGGCCAGTACAACGATATTCCTGAACAGACACTGGAAGACCTGCTTTTCTACTTTCAATTTCGCTATTCACCGGTCAGAAAGTCGCGGTACCTCGTGGCAAACCACACCGGATGGGGCCGAAATACCATGAATGACAGGTGGGGTGATGGCCTGCGGGGTCAGGAGCGTGGCGAACCGTTTTCAGACGGTGGCCCGCCCATGCGCGCCTCCTATGCCTGGCATGGATACGAGCCGGAACGCAGAATTGACTACAACAATATTGGAGCACCGCAAATTGATCCGGTCACCCAGTTTATGAGCCTTGCTGATACACTGGGGCATCTGCTGGCGCATCATTTTGTCGGTCATGCCACTATCCATGCTGATG includes these proteins:
- a CDS encoding PD40 domain-containing protein encodes the protein MCKILMNNGIQNYLLPVPVALFFVLLLGFQNMQAQPFSPGTPEILIESESRYFMSPKWSPDGSRIAFTSAEYRGLWTASADGSEIEQLSQDESAGYGFSWSSDGSSILSRTASYEDRHRLHAVKRFDVETKTEHVIRDYSRERTGVPQWTDMDQRIAVPMRESIEMVESGIQPADRQKRLLDEAVLVSRDNRIEKTPVADEQPEVVVELEDRRILNITPSPDGSVIAFQVIGEGLFLIDADGSDLCELGRGEDPAWTPDGKYVIAVITEDDGHHITGSEIYAIDIDTGERHHLTSGTDMIALHPSVSPDGTRIAFTDNESGNIYAMPIR
- a CDS encoding TonB-dependent receptor; translation: MSGKNTPTFSRIASRRFTGLFFALLFLSSSVIAQTGRISGDVTVAGTDETLPGVNVIIDGLQIGAATNLDGYYSIVNVPPGTYTLRASAVGFATVVMEDVRVNIDQTTIVDFQLREQEFVGDEVVLIAERPVVERDVSSSRANISSEQIESMPVTNIQSVVNLQAGIQGGSIRGLGEEYSQWTLSGVSLRDERDNTPYQAVSLTSISEVQVQTGGFNAEHGNVQSGIVNIVTREGSRDRYNADVIFRYRPPGKKNYGISPNDPNSYFMRPFLDDEVAWTGTQNGAWDRYTQRQYPEFEGWISVSENNMDPESPYYGLSPAAAQQVFLWQKRKDFAITDPDYDLDIGFGGPMPIIGNSLGNLRFWASHRRTQEMYLYALSRDRYEDHSTHIKLTSDLLPGRGMKLSIETLFGTQTGTNDNNSGNPGIFRGASDIAAAPSMHSYQDGVVFSSDYFAPTSVDRFVLGAKFTHSISSDTFYELQVSNFHSSYDTNPSPLRSDETLRVFGNGYEANEAPFGFMPEPSDGIGDGMRMGVGMSNSRDSSEVSYLTVDFDITSQLNRYLQVKSGLEFVRTHSKVNYARFDEFLPSQNTVSRWDRKPLRGGAYAQTRLEFEGMVANLGLRLDYSYANTDWFEFDPFNPALGSGNIDNLEELLQTSDTDHQFYLSPRIGVSFPITVESKLYFNYGHFRSMPTPENLYMVRESMLNDRVARIANPNMPLPQTVSYELGYEHNIFQNYLIRVAGFYSDISNHAELVSYLSSDRQVSYTISQPNRYRDHRGIEATLERRGGRFFRGFVNYTYTVTSTGRFDFATQYENPAQQRQYERTTTANDQLRPVARPYARFSLDFFTPAGFGPDWGVLNPLENWRVNFLGSWQAGRYFTWAGGGAAPRGIVNNVQWRDYYNLNMRVSREFEVTGTRIQLFMDMNNVFNTRRMSQWASYGYSDGEDYNRYMRSLHLPREVLDELDYAAVPGSDRPGDYRESGVEFVPIEPIVNLDNVERPNERALYFDTRDEQYYQYRDGVFIEADQNHVDQVLDDKAYIEMPNHTFFTFLNPRNVFWGIRVRF